Proteins encoded in a region of the Teredinibacter purpureus genome:
- a CDS encoding 2-hydroxyacid dehydrogenase, which translates to MKVAVFSSKPYDEEHLTSANTETGLELTFLEPQLTAQTVALTKGFDIVCCFVNDVIDTAVAAQLQENGVKLVAMRCAGFNNVDLDACAKHNLPVARVPEYSPNAVAEHAAALILDLNRNIHRAFSRIRENDYSLSGLMGFDLYGKTVAIVGGGRIGQSIIRIMKGFGCRVICFDPMPSEALVETGVELVSLEQVWAESDIISLHCPLVRSTYHIINSNTLSQMKKGVMLINTSRGGLIDTPAIIKALKNGQVGYLGLDVYEEEANLFFENYSNQVLQDDIFARLTTFKNVVITGHQAFFTHEALQAIAEVTLNNILHFDKGELDKMCLVKT; encoded by the coding sequence ATGAAAGTAGCGGTTTTCAGCTCCAAACCTTACGACGAAGAACATCTCACCAGCGCAAATACAGAAACTGGCTTGGAGCTCACATTCCTTGAACCCCAACTGACCGCTCAAACCGTTGCCCTCACCAAAGGCTTCGACATAGTCTGCTGCTTTGTGAACGACGTGATCGATACCGCCGTTGCCGCCCAACTGCAGGAAAACGGTGTAAAACTGGTTGCTATGCGCTGCGCAGGCTTTAATAACGTCGACCTTGATGCCTGTGCTAAACACAACCTACCCGTCGCACGCGTACCTGAATACTCTCCTAATGCTGTCGCAGAGCACGCAGCGGCACTAATTTTGGACTTAAACCGCAATATCCACCGTGCGTTTTCACGCATTAGAGAGAACGACTACTCACTTAGCGGTTTAATGGGTTTCGATTTATACGGCAAAACTGTTGCTATCGTAGGCGGCGGCCGCATAGGGCAGTCAATAATTCGCATAATGAAAGGGTTTGGTTGTCGCGTTATCTGTTTCGATCCCATGCCCTCCGAGGCACTCGTTGAAACCGGCGTAGAGCTCGTCAGCCTCGAACAAGTATGGGCCGAATCAGACATTATTTCGCTGCACTGTCCGCTCGTACGCTCTACCTACCACATTATTAATAGCAATACGCTCAGCCAAATGAAAAAGGGCGTAATGCTTATTAATACCAGCCGCGGCGGGTTAATCGATACACCGGCCATCATTAAAGCCCTAAAAAACGGGCAAGTAGGCTACTTAGGGCTAGATGTTTATGAAGAAGAGGCCAACCTATTTTTCGAAAACTACTCTAACCAAGTATTACAGGACGACATTTTCGCCCGCCTCACAACGTTTAAAAACGTTGTAATTACGGGCCACCAAGCGTTCTTTACACATGAAGCCTTACAAGCCATTGCCGAAGTAACACTCAATAACATCCTTCACTTCGATAAAGGTGAGCTCGATAAAATGTGCTTGGTTAAAACCTAG
- a CDS encoding GatB/YqeY domain-containing protein: MASDTKNRISQAVKDAMRAKDKPRLGVLRILMSEFKRIEVDERVELDDARVLAVLDKQVKQRRDSVSQYVEAGRQELADTESYEISVIQEYLPSALSEDEITSLLKSAIAETGAESMRDMGKVMAIVKPQMQGRADMGEVSKLVKTLLG, encoded by the coding sequence GTGGCCAGTGACACAAAAAATCGTATCTCGCAAGCCGTAAAAGATGCTATGCGCGCCAAGGATAAACCACGTCTTGGTGTTTTGCGTATTCTTATGTCGGAATTTAAACGTATCGAGGTCGATGAACGTGTCGAGCTAGACGATGCGCGCGTACTTGCTGTGCTCGATAAACAGGTCAAACAACGTAGAGACTCCGTTAGCCAGTACGTAGAAGCGGGTCGTCAAGAGCTTGCCGACACGGAAAGCTACGAAATAAGCGTTATTCAGGAATATTTGCCCTCCGCTCTTTCGGAAGACGAAATTACGTCCTTGCTCAAAAGCGCTATCGCCGAAACCGGTGCAGAATCTATGCGGGACATGGGTAAAGTCATGGCCATTGTGAAGCCTCAAATGCAGGGCCGCGCAGATATGGGTGAAGTCAGCAAACTCGTTAAAACACTGCTGGGTTAA
- a CDS encoding phosphoribulokinase: MQTYIDDAIQAHGLPPEFKQTVEHWYQPLAGKIAAKANAQHSPLILGIQGTQGSGKSTLADFLRLILEHSCQMRCAVLSIDDFYLTRAQRQSLAKTVHPLLATRGVPGTHDLALAKNTLQQLQTLTTGESCSLVRFDKATDDRASKEYWTHLNGPIDIIILEGWCVGLSAEAEPELVNPINTLEANEDPTGVWRHYVNSQLADQYATLFKLIDYLAVLKAPSFDCVFQWRLLQEQKLKQKWLLSTPEKRKHSNIQSPKDIERFISHYQRLTEHALNTLPKQADWTLSLDAQHSIIALTEKDTP; this comes from the coding sequence GTGCAAACTTATATCGATGACGCCATTCAAGCCCACGGCCTTCCGCCGGAGTTTAAACAAACCGTTGAACATTGGTACCAACCATTAGCTGGCAAAATCGCCGCAAAAGCGAATGCCCAGCACTCGCCACTGATATTGGGTATACAAGGCACACAAGGTAGCGGTAAAAGCACCCTTGCAGACTTCCTTCGTCTTATTCTTGAACATTCATGCCAGATGCGATGCGCAGTGCTATCCATTGACGACTTTTATCTCACTCGTGCCCAACGTCAATCTCTCGCCAAAACAGTGCACCCACTACTCGCCACTCGAGGCGTTCCCGGTACGCATGATCTAGCGCTCGCAAAGAACACACTTCAGCAACTTCAAACGCTTACAACGGGTGAATCGTGTAGCCTCGTTCGCTTTGATAAGGCCACAGATGATAGAGCCAGCAAAGAGTATTGGACGCACCTAAACGGCCCCATTGATATTATCATTCTGGAAGGCTGGTGCGTGGGGCTGTCTGCCGAAGCCGAACCTGAACTTGTAAACCCCATAAACACACTCGAAGCCAATGAAGACCCCACTGGGGTATGGCGGCACTATGTAAATTCACAGCTCGCCGATCAATACGCGACTTTATTTAAATTAATCGATTACCTTGCCGTATTAAAAGCTCCCTCTTTTGACTGTGTCTTTCAATGGCGCTTATTACAAGAACAAAAGCTAAAACAAAAATGGCTACTCTCAACACCCGAGAAGCGTAAACACAGTAACATTCAAAGCCCTAAAGACATTGAACGCTTTATTTCACACTATCAGCGCCTCACCGAGCACGCACTAAACACGTTACCTAAGCAGGCCGATTGGACATTAAGCCTAGACGCACAGCATTCGATTATTGCGCTTACCGAAAAGGACACACCATGA
- the rpsU gene encoding 30S ribosomal protein S21: protein MPSVKLKENEPFDFALRRFKRSCEKAGVLAEVRRREFYEKPTSVRKRKAAAAVKRHAKKVQRENRKFQRLY from the coding sequence ATGCCTTCAGTAAAACTGAAAGAAAACGAACCATTCGATTTTGCTTTGCGTCGCTTCAAGCGCTCTTGTGAGAAAGCCGGTGTACTCGCCGAAGTACGTCGTCGCGAATTTTACGAGAAGCCTACTTCTGTACGTAAGCGTAAAGCTGCTGCAGCTGTTAAGCGTCACGCGAAAAAAGTTCAGCGCGAAAACCGCAAGTTTCAGCGCCTGTACTAA